A DNA window from Pungitius pungitius chromosome 1, fPunPun2.1, whole genome shotgun sequence contains the following coding sequences:
- the magixa gene encoding membrane-associated guanylate kinase, WW and PDZ domain-containing protein 3 isoform X4, with protein MSKATVKKLHWRSKVQESFVPLGGGSGELGLAIGGGADYGEFPFVTAAHGGGANVGDIILEIGGTPVLGMTLGDVRGVLNSCPHPIRIKTVSPGSSLCKDLRLYLSKCFTPGSMDSQLQQLIRENLYLRAVPCTTRQPRDGEISGVDYNFVSIEEFFSLEESGALLESGKFKGNYYGTPRPVHIGLESPPITYQEHRNLLRNFRTRSKSLSNLEKAVEEGDNSEEDGGPSAGSAGVPPTIISLSPSWESAVGREGAENGAGGRGVGRGRGGTGGAAAGPLPENWELAFSESGEPYYINHHSKTTSWLDPRTQSKETTPFTELPEFTEQPGLLKGYSIHTRLAKGPRGFGFNIVGGSRPKEFLQVYSVTPGGPPALNTADILVYINESSVLGSSHKEVVEMLKAVPMGQSVDVVLRRGYPMLYNPDGCPKQSPETLKTPSEPPYPPNANRHLPPGLRQTPPSYAPQPMTNGLTGLRTPPSGPLPPPERTGPNNPKDSDGGLSNEGARRSSLICYSSSTLPTFSSSSLLLHQSSKSSESDLSTSTLPTSSSTLPISYSSHAHSKPNPSQPETGLYQSDVAHMPTSSSPPGAPVPQNFPLAPPPLADPLTCGFNGCPANHPLLPTPPAPRGNPLDLALPPLEAAPPGELVPVTLAHGESGGLGFSVTQGAGWGGQLAVVRRVWDRRRCPSLQTGDTIVKVNGADVQNLGVCQVQRLLQENTKKGEVVLLVFRGAGSVLSPVVTPNLYKLLPSPHSPAAPTSSKTPTSPDLTLPNTGDLMGGVSPLGPSGLVLECSREVPAMGTPQAPDAPASTLIQSTSFLDSVPVTLTLEPRDLLGVEEGAGRPPPTREGAPRGALGAIAKEGRAGATRMVEVDLRRRAGEGFGFVIASQEASDAPSLMSHRFVTVRRGSPAARSGQIQPGDQLDAVEGRGVGGLQHRDLAQILRRAGNTLRLSITPRHHSSSLLGGGDLDIAGQLVKESRGRSKEESRFYNVDLERGPTGFGFSLRGGSEYNMGLYVLGLMEGGPAQRSNKIQVSDQLVEINGDSTSGMTHSQAVEQIRRGGQRIHLVLKKGNGYVPDYGPEEGGLPNSSSSHAEENDSMTVTTTTASLCKPQGEEGKRRTKRGVVATQRTRKKREEGRGPPDLDLDMVEEEAWGVEEERRRRGRRKIHTVRLREN; from the exons ATGTCTAAAGCGACGGTGAAGAAGCTGCACTGGCGCTCCAAG GTGCAGGAGAGCTTTGTCCCGCTGGGCGGTGGCTCCGGGGAGCTGGGGCTGGCCATCGGGGGCGGGGCCGACTACGGCGAGTTTCCATTTGTCACTGCGGCCCACGGGGGTGGGGCCAACGTGGGCGACATCATTTTAGAGATCGGAGGGACGCCAGTATTGGGGATGACCCTTGGTGATGTCAGAGGAGTCCTTAACTCCTGCCCCCATCCAATCAGAATCAAGACCGTGTCACCAG GCTCGTCCCTCTGTAAGGACCTCAGGTTGTACCTCAGTAAGTGCTTCACTCCGGGCTCCATGGACAGTCAGCTGCAGCAACTTATCAGAGAGAACCTGTACCTACGAGCTGTGCcct GTACGACCCGGCAGCCTCGGGATGGGGAGATCTCTGGCGTGGACTACAACTTTGTGTCCATCGAGGAGTTCTTCTCTCTGGAAGAGTCGGGCGCTCTCCTGGAGAGCGGAAAGTTCAAAG GGAACTATTACGGAACGCCTCGCCCCGTCCACATTGGCCTGGAGTCTCCACCAATCACGTACCAGGAGCACAGGAACCTGCTAAGGAACTTCAGGACCAGAAGCAAGTCTCTGAGCAACCTGGAGAAAGCTGTCGAGGAAGGAGACAACAGTGAGGAGGACGGTGGCCCGTCAG CAGGTTCGGCTGGAGTCCCGCCCACCATCATCTCTCTCAGCCCATCGTGGGAGTCTgcagtggggagggagggagcggagaacggagcaggaggaaggggagtaggtagaggaagaggaggaactggaggagcagcagcaggtccacTGCCTGAGAACTGGGAGCTGGCCTTCAGTGAATCAGGAGAGCCGTATTACATCAA CCACCACTCAAAGACAACCAGCTGGCTGGATCCTCGCACTCAGAGCAAAGAGACGACTCCCTTCACAGAAC TCCCAGAGTTCACGGAGCAGCCTGGCCTTCTGAAGGGTTACTCCATCCACACGAGGCTCGCTAAAGGCCCCCGAGGGTTTGGCTTCAACATCGTTGGGGGGAGTCGACCCAAAGAATTTTTGCAGGTGTACAGTGTCACACCTGGAGGACCTCCAGCATTGAATACAG CCGACATTCTGGTGTACATCAACGAGAGCAGTGTGCTGGGTAGCTCCCACAAAGAGGTGGTGGAGATGCTGAAGGCGGTGCCAATGGGTCAGAGCGTGGACGTGGTGCTAAGGAGAGGATACCCAATGCTCTACAACCCGGACGGTTGTCCCAAGCAGAGCCCGGAGACG CTAAAGACTCCCAGTGAGCCCCCGTATCCCCCCAACGCTAACCGCCACCTTCCGCCAG GGTTGAGGCAAACCCCGCCCTCCTACGCCCCTCAGCCAATGACCAACGGGCTGACAGGCCTGAGGACGCCCCCCTCAGGCCCATTGCCACCTCCTGAGAGGACAGGGCCCAACAATCCCAAAGACTCCGACGGGGGTCTGTCGAACGAGGGAGCGCGCAG GTCTTCTCTGATTtgctacagcagcagcaccctccccaccttctcctcttcctccctcctcctccaccagagctCCAAGTCTTCAGAGAGTGACCTGTCCACGTCAACGCTCCCCACCTCATCCTCCACACTCCCCATCAGTTACTCCTCCCATGCCCACTCCAAGCCAAACCCCTCTCAACCGGAGACTGGCCTCTACCAAAGTGATGTTGCTCACAtgcccacctcctcctcgcctcctggTGCTCCCGTGCCCCAGAACTTCCCCCTCGCCCCGCCCCCTCTAGCAGACCCCCTGACCTGCGGCTTCAATGGCTGTCCGGCCAACCACCCGTTGCTGcccacccccccggcccccagagGAAACCCTCTAGACCTGGCGCTCCCCCCCCTAGAGGCGGCTCCTCCCGGGGAACTGGTGCCGGTGACACTGGCGCACGGCGAGAGCGGCGGGCTGGGGTTTAGCGTGACGCagggggcagggtgggggggtcagctgGCGGTGGTGAGGCGGGTCTGGGACCGGAGGCGCTGCCCCTCCCTGCAGACAGGCGACACCATCGTGAAGGTCAACGGGGCCGACGTGCAGAACCTCGGCGTCTGTCAG GTCCAGAGACTCCtgcaggaaaacacaaagaagggGGAGGTGGTTCTCCTGGTCTTCAGAGGAG CAGGTTCCGTGTTGTCTCCGGTCGTCACCCCTAACCTCTACAAGCTACTCCCCTCCCCACACAGCCCGGCCGCGCCCACTTCCTCCAAAACCCCAACCTCACCCGACTTGACTCTTCCGAACACCGGTGATTTAATGGGGGGCGTCTCCCCCCTCGGCCCGTCTGGTTTGGTACTGGAGTGTTCCAGGGAGGTACCTGCCATGGGGACCCCCCAAG CCCCGGACGCCCCGGCGTCGACTCTCATCCAGAGCACTAGCTTTCTGGACTCGGTTCCTGTGACCTTGACCTTAGAGCCGCGAGACCTTCTTGGAGTGGAGGAGGGCGCCGGCCGGCCTCCTCCCACCAGAGAAGGAGCACCGCGTGGAGCACTGGGAGCAATTGCCAAGGAGGGAAGAGCAGGAGCAACgaggatggtggaggtggatctGAGGAGGCGAGCAGGAGAAGGTTTCGGATTTGTCATTGCTTCTCAGGAAGCAAGTGATG CCCCCTCCCTGATGTCCCACCGCTTCGTTACTGTGCGTCGCGGCAGCCCGGCGGCTCGTAGCGGGCAAATTCAGCCTGGAGACCAGCTGGATGCGGTGGAGGGCCGAGGGGTCGGAGGTCTGCAGCACCGAGACCTGGCCCAGATCCTCAGGAGGGCTGGGAACACCCTGAGATTGAGCATCACACCAAGGCACC ACTCGTCctctctgttgggggggggggacctggacATCGCCGGCCAGCTGGTGAAAGAATCCAGAGGGAGATCAAAG GAAGAGTCCAGGTTCTACAACGTGGATCTGGAACGAGGTCCCACCGGGTTCGGGTTCTCTCTGCGGGGGGGCAGCGAGTACAACATGGGGCTCTATGTCCTAGGACTGATGGAGGGGGGGCCGGCCCAGCGTAGCAACAAGATACAG GTGTCAGACCAGCTGGTGGAGATCAATGGCGACAGCACATCGGGGATGACTCACAGTCAGGCTGTGGAGCAAATCAGGCGAGGAGGACAACGGATCCACCTGGTGCTGAAAAAGGGAAATGGATACGTGCCTGATTATG GCCCTGAGGAAGGAGGACTTCCTAACTCCTCCTCATCACACGCGGAGGAGAACGATTCAATGACAGTAACCACGACAACCGCCTCCCTCTGCAAGCCGCAAGGAGaagaagggaagaggaggacgaagagagGAGTAGTCGCCACACAAagaaccagaaaaaaaagagaagaaggaagaggacCTCCTGATCTGGACTTAGACATGGTGGAGGAAGAGGcatggggggtggaggaggagcggaggaggaggggaagaagaaaaattcACACTGTCAGGCTGAGGGAAAACTGA
- the magixa gene encoding uncharacterized protein magixa isoform X6: protein MVLMMMVVMGIMTAMMMVGIIMVVMVVMMMVVRIMRIMMRIMMVMMMMVVVIVMIMVGILMVMIMMMMVGMRMGFIYGGDGDDGGDGGGDDDDGGNGGGGDDDDNGDHDNDGVMVVVVIMMMGNMMMMMMVVRMVVMMLLMIGIMMVGMVGMVVVVVMMMMRMMMMVGMVVVVVMMMVGIMMMMVGMVVMMMMVIMRMVGIMMVMILLFQPPLKDNQLAGSSHSEQRDDSLHRTILICPLTHLVSISVPEFTEQPGLLKGYSIHTRLAKGPRGFGFNIVGGSRPKEFLQVYSVTPGGPPALNTADILVYINESSVLGSSHKEVVEMLKAVPMGQSVDVVLRRGYPMLYNPDGCPKQSPETLKTPSEPPYPPNANRHLPPGLRQTPPSYAPQPMTNGLTGLRTPPSGPLPPPERTGPNNPKDSDGGLSNEGARRSSLICYSSSTLPTFSSSSLLLHQSSKSSESDLSTSTLPTSSSTLPISYSSHAHSKPNPSQPETGLYQSDVAHMPTSSSPPGAPVPQNFPLAPPPLADPLTCGFNGCPANHPLLPTPPAPRGNPLDLALPPLEAAPPGELVPVTLAHGESGGLGFSVTQGAGWGGQLAVVRRVWDRRRCPSLQTGDTIVKVNGADVQNLGVCQVQRLLQENTKKGEVVLLVFRGAGSVLSPVVTPNLYKLLPSPHSPAAPTSSKTPTSPDLTLPNTGDLMGGVSPLGPSGLVLECSREVPAMGTPQEAPDAPASTLIQSTSFLDSVPVTLTLEPRDLLGVEEGAGRPPPTREGAPRGALGAIAKEGRAGATRMVEVDLRRRAGEGFGFVIASQEASDAPSLMSHRFVTVRRGSPAARSGQIQPGDQLDAVEGRGVGGLQHRDLAQILRRAGNTLRLSITPRHHSSSLLGGGDLDIAGQLVKESRGRSKEESRFYNVDLERGPTGFGFSLRGGSEYNMGLYVLGLMEGGPAQRSNKIQVSDQLVEINGDSTSGMTHSQAVEQIRRGGQRIHLVLKKGNGYVPDYGPEEGGLPNSSSSHAEENDSMTVTTTTASLCKPQGEEGKRRTKRGVVATQRTRKKREEGRGPPDLDLDMVEEEAWGVEEERRRRGRRKIHTVRLREN from the exons atggtgctgatgatgatggtggtgatggggATCATGACGGCGATGATGATGGTGGGGATCAtcatggtggtgatggtggtgatgatgatggtggtgcggATCATGAGGATCATGATGAGGatcatgatggtgatgatgatgatggtggtggtgattgTGATGATTATGGTAGGGATCCTGATGGTgatgatcatgatgatgatggtagGGATGAGAATGGGGTTCATttatggtggtgatggtgatgatggtggggatggtggtggtgatgatgatgatggtgggaatggtggtggtggtgatgatgatgataatgggGATCATGATAACGATGGCgtaatggtggtggtggtgattatgatgatggggaacatgatgatgatgatgatggtagtgagaatggtggtgatgatgttgTTGATGATTGGGATTATGATGGTGGGGATGGTGGGaatggttgtggtggtggtgatgatgatgatgaggatgatgatgatggtgggaatggttgtggtggtggtgatgatgatggtggggattatgatgatgatggtgggaatggtggtgatgatgatgatggtgataatGAGGATGGTGGGGATCATGATGGTGATGATATTACTCTTTCAGCCACCACTCAAAGACAACCAGCTGGCTGGATCCTCGCACTCAGAGCAAAGAGACGACTCCCTTCACAGAAC TATCCTCATCTGTCCGCTCACTCACCTGGTGTCCATCTCAGTCCCAGAGTTCACGGAGCAGCCTGGCCTTCTGAAGGGTTACTCCATCCACACGAGGCTCGCTAAAGGCCCCCGAGGGTTTGGCTTCAACATCGTTGGGGGGAGTCGACCCAAAGAATTTTTGCAGGTGTACAGTGTCACACCTGGAGGACCTCCAGCATTGAATACAG CCGACATTCTGGTGTACATCAACGAGAGCAGTGTGCTGGGTAGCTCCCACAAAGAGGTGGTGGAGATGCTGAAGGCGGTGCCAATGGGTCAGAGCGTGGACGTGGTGCTAAGGAGAGGATACCCAATGCTCTACAACCCGGACGGTTGTCCCAAGCAGAGCCCGGAGACG CTAAAGACTCCCAGTGAGCCCCCGTATCCCCCCAACGCTAACCGCCACCTTCCGCCAG GGTTGAGGCAAACCCCGCCCTCCTACGCCCCTCAGCCAATGACCAACGGGCTGACAGGCCTGAGGACGCCCCCCTCAGGCCCATTGCCACCTCCTGAGAGGACAGGGCCCAACAATCCCAAAGACTCCGACGGGGGTCTGTCGAACGAGGGAGCGCGCAG GTCTTCTCTGATTtgctacagcagcagcaccctccccaccttctcctcttcctccctcctcctccaccagagctCCAAGTCTTCAGAGAGTGACCTGTCCACGTCAACGCTCCCCACCTCATCCTCCACACTCCCCATCAGTTACTCCTCCCATGCCCACTCCAAGCCAAACCCCTCTCAACCGGAGACTGGCCTCTACCAAAGTGATGTTGCTCACAtgcccacctcctcctcgcctcctggTGCTCCCGTGCCCCAGAACTTCCCCCTCGCCCCGCCCCCTCTAGCAGACCCCCTGACCTGCGGCTTCAATGGCTGTCCGGCCAACCACCCGTTGCTGcccacccccccggcccccagagGAAACCCTCTAGACCTGGCGCTCCCCCCCCTAGAGGCGGCTCCTCCCGGGGAACTGGTGCCGGTGACACTGGCGCACGGCGAGAGCGGCGGGCTGGGGTTTAGCGTGACGCagggggcagggtgggggggtcagctgGCGGTGGTGAGGCGGGTCTGGGACCGGAGGCGCTGCCCCTCCCTGCAGACAGGCGACACCATCGTGAAGGTCAACGGGGCCGACGTGCAGAACCTCGGCGTCTGTCAG GTCCAGAGACTCCtgcaggaaaacacaaagaagggGGAGGTGGTTCTCCTGGTCTTCAGAGGAG CAGGTTCCGTGTTGTCTCCGGTCGTCACCCCTAACCTCTACAAGCTACTCCCCTCCCCACACAGCCCGGCCGCGCCCACTTCCTCCAAAACCCCAACCTCACCCGACTTGACTCTTCCGAACACCGGTGATTTAATGGGGGGCGTCTCCCCCCTCGGCCCGTCTGGTTTGGTACTGGAGTGTTCCAGGGAGGTACCTGCCATGGGGACCCCCCAAG AAGCCCCGGACGCCCCGGCGTCGACTCTCATCCAGAGCACTAGCTTTCTGGACTCGGTTCCTGTGACCTTGACCTTAGAGCCGCGAGACCTTCTTGGAGTGGAGGAGGGCGCCGGCCGGCCTCCTCCCACCAGAGAAGGAGCACCGCGTGGAGCACTGGGAGCAATTGCCAAGGAGGGAAGAGCAGGAGCAACgaggatggtggaggtggatctGAGGAGGCGAGCAGGAGAAGGTTTCGGATTTGTCATTGCTTCTCAGGAAGCAAGTGATG CCCCCTCCCTGATGTCCCACCGCTTCGTTACTGTGCGTCGCGGCAGCCCGGCGGCTCGTAGCGGGCAAATTCAGCCTGGAGACCAGCTGGATGCGGTGGAGGGCCGAGGGGTCGGAGGTCTGCAGCACCGAGACCTGGCCCAGATCCTCAGGAGGGCTGGGAACACCCTGAGATTGAGCATCACACCAAGGCACC ACTCGTCctctctgttgggggggggggacctggacATCGCCGGCCAGCTGGTGAAAGAATCCAGAGGGAGATCAAAG GAAGAGTCCAGGTTCTACAACGTGGATCTGGAACGAGGTCCCACCGGGTTCGGGTTCTCTCTGCGGGGGGGCAGCGAGTACAACATGGGGCTCTATGTCCTAGGACTGATGGAGGGGGGGCCGGCCCAGCGTAGCAACAAGATACAG GTGTCAGACCAGCTGGTGGAGATCAATGGCGACAGCACATCGGGGATGACTCACAGTCAGGCTGTGGAGCAAATCAGGCGAGGAGGACAACGGATCCACCTGGTGCTGAAAAAGGGAAATGGATACGTGCCTGATTATG GCCCTGAGGAAGGAGGACTTCCTAACTCCTCCTCATCACACGCGGAGGAGAACGATTCAATGACAGTAACCACGACAACCGCCTCCCTCTGCAAGCCGCAAGGAGaagaagggaagaggaggacgaagagagGAGTAGTCGCCACACAAagaaccagaaaaaaaagagaagaaggaagaggacCTCCTGATCTGGACTTAGACATGGTGGAGGAAGAGGcatggggggtggaggaggagcggaggaggaggggaagaagaaaaattcACACTGTCAGGCTGAGGGAAAACTGA
- the magixa gene encoding membrane-associated guanylate kinase, WW and PDZ domain-containing protein 3 isoform X5, translating to MSKATVKKLHWRSKVQESFVPLGGGSGELGLAIGGGADYGEFPFVTAAHGGGANVGDIILEIGGTPVLGMTLGDVRGVLNSCPHPIRIKTVSPGSSLCKDLRLYLSKCFTPGSMDSQLQQLIRENLYLRAVPCTTRQPRDGEISGVDYNFVSIEEFFSLEESGALLESGKFKGNYYGTPRPVHIGLESPPITYQEHRNLLRNFRTRSKSLSNLEKAVEEGDNSEEDGGPSAGSAGVPPTIISLSPSWESAVGREGAENGAGGRGVGRGRGGTGGAAAGPLPENWELAFSESGEPYYINHHSKTTSWLDPRTQSKETTPFTELPEFTEQPGLLKGYSIHTRLAKGPRGFGFNIVGGSRPKEFLQVYSVTPGGPPALNTADILVYINESSVLGSSHKEVVEMLKAVPMGQSVDVVLRRGYPMLYNPDGCPKQSPETLKTPSEPPYPPNANRHLPPGLRQTPPSYAPQPMTNGLTGLRTPPSGPLPPPERTGPNNPKDSDGGLSNEGARRSSLICYSSSTLPTFSSSSLLLHQSSKSSESDLSTSTLPTSSSTLPISYSSHAHSKPNPSQPETGLYQSDVAHMPTSSSPPGAPVPQNFPLAPPPLADPLTCGFNGCPANHPLLPTPPAPRGNPLDLALPPLEAAPPGELVPVTLAHGESGGLGFSVTQGAGWGGQLAVVRRVWDRRRCPSLQTGDTIVKVNGADVQNLGVCQVQRLLQENTKKGEVVLLVFRGAGSVLSPVVTPNLYKLLPSPHSPAAPTSSKTPTSPDLTLPNTGDLMGGVSPLGPSGLVLECSREVPAMGTPQEAPDAPASTLIQSTSFLDSVPVTLTLEPRDLLGVEEGAGRPPPTREGAPRGALGAIAKEGRAGATRMVEVDLRRRAGEGFGFVIASQEASDAPSLMSHRFVTVRRGSPAARSGQIQPGDQLDAVEGRGVGGLQHRDLAQILRRAGNTLRLSITPRHHSSSLLGGGDLDIAGQLVKESRGRSKEESRFYNVDLERGPTGFGFSLRGGSEYNMGLYVLGLMEGGPAQRSNKIQVSDQLVEINGDSTSGMTHSQAVEQIRRGGQRIHLVLKKGNGYVPDYVELSSLSLCMTNSKQGEPCFYVIGRTENLRP from the exons ATGTCTAAAGCGACGGTGAAGAAGCTGCACTGGCGCTCCAAG GTGCAGGAGAGCTTTGTCCCGCTGGGCGGTGGCTCCGGGGAGCTGGGGCTGGCCATCGGGGGCGGGGCCGACTACGGCGAGTTTCCATTTGTCACTGCGGCCCACGGGGGTGGGGCCAACGTGGGCGACATCATTTTAGAGATCGGAGGGACGCCAGTATTGGGGATGACCCTTGGTGATGTCAGAGGAGTCCTTAACTCCTGCCCCCATCCAATCAGAATCAAGACCGTGTCACCAG GCTCGTCCCTCTGTAAGGACCTCAGGTTGTACCTCAGTAAGTGCTTCACTCCGGGCTCCATGGACAGTCAGCTGCAGCAACTTATCAGAGAGAACCTGTACCTACGAGCTGTGCcct GTACGACCCGGCAGCCTCGGGATGGGGAGATCTCTGGCGTGGACTACAACTTTGTGTCCATCGAGGAGTTCTTCTCTCTGGAAGAGTCGGGCGCTCTCCTGGAGAGCGGAAAGTTCAAAG GGAACTATTACGGAACGCCTCGCCCCGTCCACATTGGCCTGGAGTCTCCACCAATCACGTACCAGGAGCACAGGAACCTGCTAAGGAACTTCAGGACCAGAAGCAAGTCTCTGAGCAACCTGGAGAAAGCTGTCGAGGAAGGAGACAACAGTGAGGAGGACGGTGGCCCGTCAG CAGGTTCGGCTGGAGTCCCGCCCACCATCATCTCTCTCAGCCCATCGTGGGAGTCTgcagtggggagggagggagcggagaacggagcaggaggaaggggagtaggtagaggaagaggaggaactggaggagcagcagcaggtccacTGCCTGAGAACTGGGAGCTGGCCTTCAGTGAATCAGGAGAGCCGTATTACATCAA CCACCACTCAAAGACAACCAGCTGGCTGGATCCTCGCACTCAGAGCAAAGAGACGACTCCCTTCACAGAAC TCCCAGAGTTCACGGAGCAGCCTGGCCTTCTGAAGGGTTACTCCATCCACACGAGGCTCGCTAAAGGCCCCCGAGGGTTTGGCTTCAACATCGTTGGGGGGAGTCGACCCAAAGAATTTTTGCAGGTGTACAGTGTCACACCTGGAGGACCTCCAGCATTGAATACAG CCGACATTCTGGTGTACATCAACGAGAGCAGTGTGCTGGGTAGCTCCCACAAAGAGGTGGTGGAGATGCTGAAGGCGGTGCCAATGGGTCAGAGCGTGGACGTGGTGCTAAGGAGAGGATACCCAATGCTCTACAACCCGGACGGTTGTCCCAAGCAGAGCCCGGAGACG CTAAAGACTCCCAGTGAGCCCCCGTATCCCCCCAACGCTAACCGCCACCTTCCGCCAG GGTTGAGGCAAACCCCGCCCTCCTACGCCCCTCAGCCAATGACCAACGGGCTGACAGGCCTGAGGACGCCCCCCTCAGGCCCATTGCCACCTCCTGAGAGGACAGGGCCCAACAATCCCAAAGACTCCGACGGGGGTCTGTCGAACGAGGGAGCGCGCAG GTCTTCTCTGATTtgctacagcagcagcaccctccccaccttctcctcttcctccctcctcctccaccagagctCCAAGTCTTCAGAGAGTGACCTGTCCACGTCAACGCTCCCCACCTCATCCTCCACACTCCCCATCAGTTACTCCTCCCATGCCCACTCCAAGCCAAACCCCTCTCAACCGGAGACTGGCCTCTACCAAAGTGATGTTGCTCACAtgcccacctcctcctcgcctcctggTGCTCCCGTGCCCCAGAACTTCCCCCTCGCCCCGCCCCCTCTAGCAGACCCCCTGACCTGCGGCTTCAATGGCTGTCCGGCCAACCACCCGTTGCTGcccacccccccggcccccagagGAAACCCTCTAGACCTGGCGCTCCCCCCCCTAGAGGCGGCTCCTCCCGGGGAACTGGTGCCGGTGACACTGGCGCACGGCGAGAGCGGCGGGCTGGGGTTTAGCGTGACGCagggggcagggtgggggggtcagctgGCGGTGGTGAGGCGGGTCTGGGACCGGAGGCGCTGCCCCTCCCTGCAGACAGGCGACACCATCGTGAAGGTCAACGGGGCCGACGTGCAGAACCTCGGCGTCTGTCAG GTCCAGAGACTCCtgcaggaaaacacaaagaagggGGAGGTGGTTCTCCTGGTCTTCAGAGGAG CAGGTTCCGTGTTGTCTCCGGTCGTCACCCCTAACCTCTACAAGCTACTCCCCTCCCCACACAGCCCGGCCGCGCCCACTTCCTCCAAAACCCCAACCTCACCCGACTTGACTCTTCCGAACACCGGTGATTTAATGGGGGGCGTCTCCCCCCTCGGCCCGTCTGGTTTGGTACTGGAGTGTTCCAGGGAGGTACCTGCCATGGGGACCCCCCAAG AAGCCCCGGACGCCCCGGCGTCGACTCTCATCCAGAGCACTAGCTTTCTGGACTCGGTTCCTGTGACCTTGACCTTAGAGCCGCGAGACCTTCTTGGAGTGGAGGAGGGCGCCGGCCGGCCTCCTCCCACCAGAGAAGGAGCACCGCGTGGAGCACTGGGAGCAATTGCCAAGGAGGGAAGAGCAGGAGCAACgaggatggtggaggtggatctGAGGAGGCGAGCAGGAGAAGGTTTCGGATTTGTCATTGCTTCTCAGGAAGCAAGTGATG CCCCCTCCCTGATGTCCCACCGCTTCGTTACTGTGCGTCGCGGCAGCCCGGCGGCTCGTAGCGGGCAAATTCAGCCTGGAGACCAGCTGGATGCGGTGGAGGGCCGAGGGGTCGGAGGTCTGCAGCACCGAGACCTGGCCCAGATCCTCAGGAGGGCTGGGAACACCCTGAGATTGAGCATCACACCAAGGCACC ACTCGTCctctctgttgggggggggggacctggacATCGCCGGCCAGCTGGTGAAAGAATCCAGAGGGAGATCAAAG GAAGAGTCCAGGTTCTACAACGTGGATCTGGAACGAGGTCCCACCGGGTTCGGGTTCTCTCTGCGGGGGGGCAGCGAGTACAACATGGGGCTCTATGTCCTAGGACTGATGGAGGGGGGGCCGGCCCAGCGTAGCAACAAGATACAG GTGTCAGACCAGCTGGTGGAGATCAATGGCGACAGCACATCGGGGATGACTCACAGTCAGGCTGTGGAGCAAATCAGGCGAGGAGGACAACGGATCCACCTGGTGCTGAAAAAGGGAAATGGATACGTGCCTGATTATG TGGAGTTGTCCAGCCTGTCTCTCTGTATGACAAACTCTAAGCAGGGGGAGCCCTGCTTCTACGTGATTGGACGCACTGAAAACTTGCG GCCCTGA